The Neobacillus sp. PS3-34 genome has a window encoding:
- a CDS encoding amidohydrolase family protein: protein MKIIDAHMHFSNIKSFHETAEKLSFVDYSAAGIQKEYQEANVVLGIGMGLTETDNMGFPDYDAQTPMGLDLDAAIPNNLVYCAGINPYDLGEDALKRLEAEVQKPNVVGIKIYLGYYPFYAYDEVYEAVYQLAAKYQLPVVFHTGDTYSERGFLKYSHPLAIDEVAVKHRNVNFMMAHFGDPWTITGAELIYKNSNVYADLSGLIVGTEEDLLKKSEGRFLDHLRHALVFADSYDKLLFGTDWPLIPIGPYIEFIKNLIPEEFHQQVFYDTAVKIFPKIKPYLE from the coding sequence ATGAAAATCATCGATGCCCATATGCATTTTTCAAACATTAAATCGTTCCATGAAACAGCAGAAAAATTGTCATTTGTTGATTATTCAGCAGCGGGAATTCAAAAGGAATATCAGGAAGCCAACGTCGTCCTGGGGATTGGAATGGGACTCACTGAAACAGATAACATGGGATTTCCTGATTATGACGCGCAAACTCCAATGGGTCTCGATTTGGATGCTGCTATTCCAAATAACCTTGTGTACTGTGCCGGGATTAATCCGTATGATCTTGGTGAAGACGCTTTAAAGCGCCTTGAGGCAGAAGTGCAAAAGCCGAATGTGGTCGGGATTAAGATTTACCTTGGCTACTATCCCTTTTACGCCTATGATGAAGTGTATGAAGCGGTCTATCAGCTAGCGGCAAAATATCAGCTTCCGGTCGTCTTCCATACCGGTGATACGTATTCAGAGCGTGGGTTTTTAAAATACTCCCACCCTCTGGCAATTGATGAAGTAGCCGTCAAGCATCGGAATGTGAATTTTATGATGGCACATTTTGGTGACCCTTGGACGATAACAGGTGCCGAGCTTATTTATAAAAACTCAAACGTTTATGCTGATTTGTCCGGGTTGATTGTCGGTACGGAGGAGGATTTGCTGAAGAAAAGCGAAGGCCGCTTTCTGGATCACCTGCGCCATGCCCTTGTCTTCGCCGATTCGTATGATAAACTGCTATTTGGCACAGACTGGCCGCTGATTCCGATTGGTCCCTATATCGAATTTATCAAAAATTTGATTCCGGAAGAATTCCACCAGCAGGTCTTTTACGACACAGCAGTAAAGATATTTCCGAAAATAAAACCTTATTTGGAATAA
- a CDS encoding DMT family transporter — protein MLARNNKALISLFLVSVLWGCNYPVSAYLLKGFSPVFLSTVRICFTSLFLIIVALTQKGMRKPTVSEWKFLVGVGIFGTLFNQTFYFTGLHHTTPANASLIIALSPIATIILERIVFKIKFTIKKASGAFISLLGVFSIIGVAGGSFRISFGDLNVLVAMICLSISLLFIRGLSKTMNSFVVTVYATVLGSVLMIPAAGVESLVSGSVISHSPFMWILLICAGIIAQGIAGFWWNKGVAEVGAGTASMFMNLQPFVAIIASHFVLGNPIMLTQIFGGILVLLGVFIANLPSGKPVLAIEPNKSA, from the coding sequence ATGTTGGCTCGAAATAATAAAGCGTTAATCAGTTTATTTTTGGTATCTGTCCTCTGGGGCTGCAATTATCCTGTGAGTGCATATCTGCTTAAAGGGTTCTCACCTGTGTTTTTATCAACTGTCCGGATTTGCTTTACTTCCCTCTTTTTGATTATAGTGGCACTTACCCAAAAGGGAATGAGAAAGCCAACTGTTTCAGAGTGGAAGTTTCTTGTCGGGGTCGGAATTTTTGGAACACTATTTAATCAAACTTTCTATTTTACTGGTCTGCATCATACCACTCCAGCTAATGCTTCCTTGATTATTGCATTGTCACCAATTGCAACGATCATTTTGGAACGAATTGTTTTTAAAATAAAATTCACCATAAAGAAAGCATCTGGTGCCTTCATCAGCTTGCTTGGCGTCTTTTCAATTATTGGAGTTGCCGGCGGTTCATTCCGGATTTCGTTTGGTGATTTAAATGTACTTGTTGCCATGATTTGTCTTTCTATCAGTCTATTATTTATTCGTGGATTATCAAAAACGATGAATTCATTCGTTGTTACTGTGTACGCGACCGTCCTTGGAAGCGTCCTGATGATTCCTGCCGCAGGTGTTGAATCACTTGTCAGCGGCTCGGTCATCAGCCACTCTCCTTTTATGTGGATCCTGCTAATTTGTGCGGGTATCATTGCACAGGGGATTGCCGGTTTTTGGTGGAATAAAGGCGTGGCCGAGGTTGGCGCGGGAACGGCTTCGATGTTTATGAACCTTCAGCCGTTTGTAGCGATTATAGCTTCCCATTTTGTTTTAGGAAATCCAATTATGCTTACACAGATTTTCGGCGGAATATTAGTATTGCTGGGTGTATTCATAGCCAATCTTCCTTCCGGAAAACCTGTCCTGGCTATTGAACCTAACAAAAGTGCATAA
- a CDS encoding MFS transporter, translated as MRNKALYFLGSMISNFGDGIQQIAIMWYIYHLTGEALSIGLMIAVYYLPSILLTPFVSVYVDHHNSKRLVVTTDLLRFCIVFGMSVLIFLKIESTTLFYLLQFMLAVCYTIYKPSEQSFIKESFSDRDIPFVISKSSSFNEGALIAGTAVSGVFLIKLSLFASFFANSLTFLTAGLLYLFVKVLNEKKPKQGRIQYFSELVSGWRFIDVKSGMKYLLFLSILNSISIQMTTTILLPLAEKFKGGSVLYSLFEVSFAGGGIVAGLLITFFLKKYRQNVLILTMAGMAVTSLLLHLNRFEIPASVLVFLLGLFTMSHLVVTQTLIQLNSTKEYIGRVSGLRTILASVIKISSAL; from the coding sequence ATGAGAAATAAAGCATTGTATTTCCTTGGATCGATGATCAGCAATTTCGGGGATGGTATTCAACAGATTGCGATTATGTGGTATATCTATCATTTGACCGGTGAAGCGCTATCGATCGGCTTGATGATCGCAGTTTATTATTTGCCGAGTATTCTTTTAACACCATTTGTTTCGGTATATGTAGACCATCACAATTCAAAACGGTTAGTGGTGACCACAGACCTCCTGCGTTTTTGCATTGTTTTCGGCATGTCTGTCCTTATATTTTTAAAAATTGAATCGACAACGCTTTTTTACCTGTTGCAGTTTATGTTGGCGGTTTGTTACACCATTTACAAGCCTTCTGAGCAATCGTTTATTAAAGAATCATTTTCTGACAGAGATATTCCGTTTGTAATTTCTAAATCGTCTTCCTTTAACGAAGGAGCGTTGATCGCAGGGACAGCAGTTTCAGGGGTATTTTTAATAAAATTGTCCTTATTCGCAAGCTTTTTTGCTAATTCATTAACATTTTTAACAGCGGGTCTTTTATATCTTTTTGTAAAAGTGCTGAATGAGAAGAAGCCGAAGCAAGGGAGGATACAATACTTCTCAGAGCTCGTTTCCGGCTGGAGATTCATTGACGTGAAAAGCGGGATGAAGTATTTGCTTTTTTTATCGATATTAAATAGCATCAGCATTCAGATGACCACGACGATCCTGTTACCACTCGCCGAAAAGTTTAAAGGCGGGAGCGTCCTATACTCCTTATTCGAGGTCTCATTTGCGGGCGGGGGAATAGTGGCGGGCTTGCTCATTACGTTCTTTTTAAAAAAATACCGGCAAAATGTGTTGATTCTGACCATGGCAGGTATGGCAGTTACTTCGCTCCTTTTGCATCTAAATAGATTCGAAATACCAGCATCTGTCCTTGTTTTTTTGCTCGGGCTGTTCACGATGTCACATCTGGTCGTCACTCAAACGCTCATTCAATTAAATTCAACGAAGGAATATATCGGCAGAGTCTCTGGCCTTAGGACTATTCTGGCATCCGTTATTAAAATATCCTCTGCCTTATAA
- a CDS encoding M2 family metallopeptidase translates to METVQTVDTFLQDLNDQMQKLLKDVTVASWMAQTTGDPEWAEKLSEADTKFNLMFSQKDTYEKTLEFLKDESLTEVQKRQLELFLNSMKENQLPEEVLADLSKRSSELNLLFNTFAPEVNGKKYSANEIRDILINSDDQELRKNIWHASKDVGKVVEKGLLELVKKRNEAAKLLGYDNHHQMAFSLQELDREEVFSIFQNLLDQSKETYSTMKQELDERLAKKFGIEASEIRPWHYVDPFFQEAPPSETTNLDPFYKGKDIVGITTETFQAMGIEVSDLYEKSDLYPREKKNPTAFCTDIDREGDVRVLCNLTESAYWMETNLHEFGHAAYFKYLDSTLPFSLRTCSHTLTTEAIAMLFGKMGKDPRWLKNFLKVDEETVNELTPELQKYQQLQMLISARWIITFVFFEKELYENPDQDLNKLWWKTVQEIQLVTPPDSTDNPDWAAKIHFTLAPVYYQNYLLGELTAAQLQRYIEESISPDFFTKEAGEMLVNSYFKPAALYSWNEKIKLVTGEKLNPAYFVELYC, encoded by the coding sequence ATGGAGACAGTTCAAACTGTTGATACATTTTTACAAGATCTTAATGACCAAATGCAAAAGCTATTAAAGGATGTTACCGTCGCAAGCTGGATGGCACAGACTACCGGCGATCCTGAATGGGCAGAAAAGCTCAGCGAAGCAGATACAAAATTTAACCTTATGTTTTCTCAAAAAGATACATACGAAAAAACGCTGGAATTTTTAAAGGATGAGTCTTTAACAGAGGTTCAAAAACGTCAGTTAGAATTATTCCTTAACAGCATGAAGGAAAATCAATTGCCTGAGGAAGTCCTTGCTGATTTATCGAAGCGCTCTTCCGAATTGAATCTATTATTCAACACCTTCGCTCCCGAAGTGAATGGCAAAAAATATTCCGCTAACGAAATACGTGACATATTGATTAATAGTGACGACCAGGAACTGCGTAAGAATATTTGGCATGCAAGCAAGGATGTAGGAAAAGTGGTCGAGAAAGGCTTACTGGAACTCGTGAAAAAGCGCAATGAGGCTGCCAAGCTGCTAGGATACGATAACCACCATCAAATGGCTTTCTCCCTGCAGGAATTGGATCGCGAAGAAGTATTCTCGATTTTCCAAAATCTGTTGGACCAGTCAAAAGAAACGTACAGCACAATGAAACAGGAGCTTGATGAGCGCTTAGCCAAGAAATTTGGCATCGAGGCTTCCGAGATTCGACCATGGCATTATGTAGATCCATTCTTCCAGGAGGCACCTCCTTCTGAGACAACCAATCTAGATCCTTTTTACAAAGGAAAGGATATTGTCGGAATCACGACTGAAACCTTCCAGGCCATGGGTATTGAAGTATCTGACCTATATGAAAAGAGCGACCTGTACCCACGTGAAAAGAAAAACCCAACTGCTTTCTGTACGGATATCGACCGGGAAGGAGACGTCCGTGTCCTTTGTAATTTAACAGAAAGTGCTTACTGGATGGAAACGAATTTGCACGAATTCGGCCATGCTGCATATTTTAAATATCTAGATTCCACGCTGCCATTCAGCCTTCGTACCTGCAGCCATACCCTGACGACTGAAGCGATTGCGATGCTATTTGGCAAAATGGGCAAGGACCCGCGCTGGCTGAAGAATTTCCTGAAGGTCGATGAAGAAACGGTGAACGAATTAACGCCGGAATTACAGAAATACCAACAGCTGCAAATGCTGATCTCTGCACGCTGGATCATCACCTTTGTATTTTTCGAAAAAGAATTATACGAAAATCCTGATCAGGATCTTAATAAACTGTGGTGGAAAACCGTGCAGGAAATCCAGCTGGTCACCCCTCCGGATTCAACCGACAACCCTGACTGGGCTGCGAAAATCCACTTTACGCTTGCACCGGTTTATTATCAAAACTACCTACTTGGTGAACTGACAGCAGCACAGCTTCAGCGATACATTGAGGAATCGATCTCCCCTGACTTCTTTACGAAGGAAGCCGGAGAAATGCTCGTCAACTCCTACTTCAAACCAGCCGCGCTATACAGCTGGAACGAAAAAATCAAACTTGTTACCGGAGAAAAACTCAACCCAGCCTATTTTGTAGAGCTATACTGCTAA
- a CDS encoding VOC family protein yields the protein MNKKIDHIGIAVRDIESSIHFHENVLGGKLIDRYISEAIGVESEVAILEVNGDRIELLSPTNNTTSPIARFIRQKGKGVHHIAYQVADLDDALEELKNQGIRTLEGTLRINKHGRRLIYLNPADTEGTIIEYCDYPEQK from the coding sequence ATGAATAAAAAAATCGATCATATTGGTATCGCTGTCCGCGACATAGAGAGCAGTATCCATTTTCATGAAAATGTTTTAGGCGGAAAGTTAATAGACCGCTACATAAGTGAAGCAATTGGTGTTGAAAGTGAAGTTGCTATCCTGGAAGTGAACGGAGACAGAATTGAATTGCTGTCTCCAACAAACAATACTACCTCCCCCATCGCACGTTTCATCAGGCAAAAAGGCAAGGGGGTTCATCATATTGCCTATCAAGTAGCAGACCTGGATGATGCCTTAGAAGAGCTGAAGAATCAAGGAATTCGCACATTAGAAGGTACATTACGGATTAACAAACACGGTAGACGATTAATTTATCTAAATCCTGCCGATACAGAGGGTACCATTATCGAATACTGTGATTATCCTGAGCAAAAATAA
- a CDS encoding GNAT family N-acetyltransferase: MTKIKETIQIVQYHDGLAKGIAKMWNLSRDSWGGDTRVMTEEQVKKKEANSDNIELYLAMDGEEIAGYCGLSEYKEDTGSLYIPLLNVRPDYHGEKIGKKLVLKALEKTIEMGWPRLDLYTWPGNTKAVPLYKKCGFFWEDRDDVTHLMNFIPQLINTPLLKPVFAELDWYDSSVRPIEVKPDGMKENGFTYYEYSWKNDGKFARVQVERTSRGISLIETDEFLLQIQMADHEIIEQVKQEFQIKFVNKTASPVSFKAAGSGNERVEYKVEKVLMVNDETIISEIVTVNPGEEPSAWKTHPHVSVNVWINGQECELKLGVFPVQPSKIEASYSGNLSFLNKVTSIDLEVKNNLKEDAEITIRIPEAEQVSLNNKEFSMNIPAGGRNTVSVPLTVKKHGFYQPVVEISAIKQDGFELKFEQELSVAFKGLGEKFGGETKDFWHIFNGLCQVKIRKRDLLMIAAKNNRKKQYLAFFPPKLGRPYSNEFTKKKPESVSWEVEDSSILLKIVQDSEEMQGLRLTQMVELYGDGIVQKWVEIENQSKEPHHDVAISSSIYHEQLERTYFPIDGQVIYFSENRFLEFGDIKPSSVTENWYFTESKPEPIGISWSTKTKAEPDGWQFSIEDEIGTLEPGDKSATEQITISIGAFKQWEDFRAFALESSSAEKMVTASELAFELNGVVAGPGSDFSAVLKTHRTSYLDGSLHVSVNEKELYKTVITTEEEKTSHSFGLDPKQFEPLSILEGKFTTAAMTTRLVELVLSPSGGVSYCSSTVAEFSTHEVTNGCITIKTAPNFYPGIFSVNVNGSEWLDTSFPEITAKSWWNPWAGGMKTVPSGLTAFSLMKEKNTAYHVEKLDLQGNTWSGLAVSTEINEHAQWKGVHYVQYYLMLPGVPLLVSFTEVKDNGGKNLSQESWNTDFFVSGTHLTDVSVNMTESQYTSKYRAGIEELPVALKTGSFISSESASERLYFVSDFYSDGPLAYTNKHAQQIMNPHSAMPGKNGMQTAPSFLVFDERALSARLLEKLRRIKF, encoded by the coding sequence ATGACAAAAATAAAAGAAACGATCCAAATTGTCCAGTACCACGATGGCCTGGCCAAAGGGATTGCAAAGATGTGGAATTTAAGCCGCGACAGCTGGGGCGGAGATACCCGTGTGATGACCGAAGAACAGGTGAAGAAGAAAGAAGCCAATTCAGACAATATCGAGCTCTATCTCGCCATGGATGGTGAAGAAATAGCGGGTTATTGCGGACTGTCTGAATACAAGGAAGACACAGGTTCCTTGTATATCCCTCTTCTCAATGTCCGGCCTGATTATCACGGCGAAAAAATCGGCAAAAAGCTTGTTCTAAAAGCACTTGAAAAAACGATTGAGATGGGATGGCCCCGCCTGGATTTATATACGTGGCCGGGCAACACCAAAGCCGTGCCGCTATATAAGAAATGCGGTTTCTTCTGGGAGGATCGGGATGATGTGACCCATTTAATGAACTTTATCCCCCAGCTAATCAACACACCATTACTCAAGCCGGTATTTGCAGAGCTTGATTGGTACGATTCAAGCGTAAGACCGATTGAAGTAAAACCAGATGGCATGAAGGAAAATGGGTTTACTTATTATGAATACAGCTGGAAGAATGACGGCAAATTTGCAAGAGTACAAGTAGAACGAACCAGCCGTGGAATCAGTTTGATTGAAACGGATGAATTTCTCCTGCAAATCCAGATGGCTGACCATGAAATCATCGAACAGGTTAAGCAGGAATTCCAGATAAAATTCGTCAATAAAACGGCTTCTCCTGTATCATTCAAGGCTGCAGGCTCCGGCAATGAACGGGTCGAATACAAGGTCGAGAAAGTGCTCATGGTAAATGATGAAACTATCATTTCGGAAATCGTAACGGTAAACCCGGGTGAAGAACCAAGTGCATGGAAAACACATCCTCATGTATCCGTAAACGTGTGGATCAATGGCCAGGAGTGTGAGCTGAAGCTAGGTGTATTCCCTGTTCAGCCTTCAAAAATAGAAGCCTCTTACTCTGGGAACTTATCATTTTTAAATAAAGTGACATCGATTGATCTTGAGGTAAAAAACAACCTTAAAGAAGATGCTGAAATTACGATTAGAATTCCGGAAGCTGAGCAGGTCTCTTTGAACAATAAGGAATTCTCGATGAATATACCTGCAGGTGGAAGAAATACTGTTTCGGTTCCTCTAACGGTAAAAAAACATGGGTTTTACCAGCCTGTCGTTGAAATTTCTGCAATAAAGCAAGATGGTTTCGAACTAAAATTCGAGCAGGAACTCTCAGTTGCTTTTAAAGGATTGGGTGAAAAATTCGGCGGTGAGACAAAGGATTTTTGGCACATTTTTAACGGTCTTTGTCAGGTGAAAATTCGCAAACGGGATTTGTTGATGATTGCTGCAAAAAACAACCGCAAAAAGCAGTATCTTGCGTTCTTCCCTCCAAAGCTTGGAAGGCCTTATTCGAATGAATTTACGAAGAAAAAGCCGGAATCTGTTTCATGGGAAGTGGAGGATTCATCCATTCTTTTAAAAATCGTGCAGGATTCTGAGGAAATGCAGGGTCTGCGCTTGACCCAAATGGTTGAGCTTTATGGTGATGGAATTGTCCAAAAATGGGTGGAAATTGAAAATCAGAGCAAGGAACCACATCACGATGTGGCAATTAGCTCCTCTATTTATCATGAACAGCTGGAGAGGACATATTTTCCGATCGATGGTCAGGTGATTTATTTTTCCGAAAATAGATTCCTCGAATTTGGTGATATAAAGCCTTCAAGCGTAACGGAAAATTGGTATTTTACAGAAAGCAAGCCGGAGCCAATCGGGATCAGCTGGTCAACGAAAACTAAAGCAGAACCCGACGGCTGGCAATTTTCGATTGAAGATGAAATCGGAACGCTTGAACCCGGGGACAAAAGTGCAACGGAACAAATAACTATTTCCATTGGTGCATTTAAGCAATGGGAAGATTTTAGAGCCTTCGCCTTAGAATCTTCTTCGGCTGAAAAAATGGTTACTGCAAGTGAACTTGCCTTTGAATTGAATGGTGTTGTCGCAGGACCTGGCTCTGATTTTTCAGCTGTATTAAAAACACACCGAACCAGTTACCTTGACGGAAGCTTACATGTTTCAGTGAATGAAAAAGAGCTGTACAAAACAGTCATTACAACAGAGGAGGAAAAGACCTCACATTCGTTCGGATTGGATCCAAAACAGTTTGAGCCCCTATCCATTTTAGAGGGTAAATTTACTACTGCAGCCATGACGACGAGACTTGTGGAGCTTGTTTTGTCCCCTTCTGGGGGTGTTTCATATTGCTCATCGACAGTAGCTGAGTTTTCAACCCATGAAGTAACGAATGGCTGCATAACGATAAAAACTGCTCCTAATTTCTATCCAGGCATTTTTTCGGTTAATGTAAATGGCTCGGAATGGCTTGATACTTCCTTTCCTGAAATCACAGCCAAAAGCTGGTGGAATCCTTGGGCTGGCGGGATGAAAACCGTGCCATCGGGGTTAACTGCTTTTTCATTAATGAAGGAAAAGAATACTGCCTACCATGTTGAAAAATTGGACCTTCAGGGAAATACATGGAGTGGTCTGGCTGTGAGCACGGAAATTAATGAGCACGCACAGTGGAAAGGTGTACATTATGTCCAGTATTATCTGATGCTGCCTGGGGTGCCGCTTTTGGTCTCATTCACTGAAGTTAAGGATAATGGCGGGAAAAATCTAAGTCAGGAATCATGGAATACTGATTTCTTTGTTAGTGGAACTCATTTGACGGACGTTTCGGTAAATATGACCGAAAGCCAGTATACGAGCAAGTATCGAGCTGGTATTGAAGAGCTCCCTGTGGCTTTAAAAACTGGCAGTTTTATAAGTTCAGAATCAGCTTCCGAAAGGTTATATTTTGTTTCCGATTTCTATTCTGATGGACCGTTGGCCTATACGAATAAGCACGCGCAGCAGATCATGAACCCACATTCTGCAATGCCTGGCAAAAATGGGATGCAGACAGCTCCGTCATTTTTAGTATTTGATGAAAGAGCTCTCTCTGCCCGCCTTCTTGAAAAGCTTAGAAGAATTAAATTTTAG
- a CDS encoding putative glycoside hydrolase — MRKVFIQLIVLMTFAVHLSSPSFAASNDPFMKEPVRGIYVKASNTKGPRFNQLLTLVQKTDLNAMVIDIKDDNGNLTFLPSKNSPYYSIGKPYIAEPRKLIETLQNNHIYPIARIVVFKDTVKAAKNPDWSFKTSKGVWKNARGDSFTNPFLKEVWDYNIGMAIEAANLGFKEIQFDYVRFPEKFETFEKNLNYQRKSIGQLSPNNERIRVAAVSRFVHYAHQKLIPYHVKMSVDTFGNATVIPEARGIGQNFSEIAQNVDVISAMIYPSHWNGIFGIKKPDLQPYQLVKQYTKVEKSRLTQLPNPPVSRPWLQDFTATWLGAGNFKTYGKKEIEDQVSALHSEGIDGFLLWSGTNTYTANVDYSPY; from the coding sequence ATGCGGAAAGTTTTTATACAATTAATCGTACTTATGACGTTTGCCGTCCATTTATCCTCCCCCAGTTTCGCGGCAAGCAATGACCCCTTTATGAAGGAGCCTGTCCGCGGAATTTATGTTAAAGCCTCGAATACAAAAGGGCCACGTTTTAATCAATTGCTTACTTTGGTGCAAAAAACAGATTTAAATGCAATGGTGATTGATATTAAGGATGATAATGGAAATCTCACCTTTCTTCCATCAAAAAATTCACCTTACTACTCAATCGGCAAGCCCTACATTGCCGAGCCCCGGAAGCTGATTGAAACATTACAAAACAATCATATCTACCCGATAGCTCGAATTGTTGTTTTTAAAGATACTGTTAAGGCGGCAAAAAATCCGGACTGGTCATTCAAGACCTCAAAGGGCGTATGGAAAAACGCAAGAGGTGATTCCTTTACGAATCCCTTTTTAAAGGAAGTGTGGGATTATAATATCGGGATGGCGATTGAAGCAGCGAATCTCGGCTTCAAGGAAATCCAATTCGACTATGTCAGATTCCCGGAAAAATTTGAAACCTTTGAAAAAAATCTCAATTATCAACGGAAGTCCATTGGCCAATTAAGCCCAAATAATGAAAGGATTAGGGTTGCGGCTGTTTCGCGATTCGTCCATTACGCTCATCAAAAATTAATACCATACCATGTTAAAATGTCTGTTGACACATTTGGGAATGCCACGGTGATTCCGGAGGCCCGCGGAATCGGTCAGAATTTTTCCGAAATAGCCCAGAATGTGGATGTTATTTCCGCGATGATTTACCCTAGCCATTGGAATGGCATCTTTGGCATCAAAAAACCCGATTTACAGCCATACCAGCTAGTTAAACAATATACGAAGGTGGAAAAAAGTCGATTAACCCAATTACCTAATCCCCCTGTTTCCCGCCCATGGCTTCAGGATTTTACCGCTACTTGGCTCGGCGCAGGCAACTTTAAAACCTATGGCAAAAAAGAAATTGAAGACCAAGTAAGTGCGCTCCATTCAGAAGGAATCGATGGGTTTTTATTATGGAGTGGAACCAATACCTATACAGCGAATGTCGACTATTCTCCTTACTAA
- a CDS encoding acetamidase/formamidase family protein, producing the protein MGKYSIQPERSTLHGSFSRDYDPILTIDSGDSVRYSTLDAGWGLEPFSNEGPRKKFEPRDRPRDAGHALCGPVAILGAEPGMTLEININEIRPGGWGWNSAGGFAHPVNQRLGIAEGEEFHLNWQLDADFMLGTSDKGHQVALSPFMGVMGMPPDEPGIHSTFPPRFCGGNIDCKELIAGSTLFLPIAVNGGLFSIGDGHAVQGDGEVGCPALECPMELVDINFVLREDIHITTPRAKTPTAWITMGFHEDLNEATMIALEGMLDFMQEQYGFERKEALALASLVVDLRITQIVNGVRGVHALLPHGALK; encoded by the coding sequence ATGGGGAAATATTCAATTCAGCCTGAACGATCAACCTTGCACGGTTCTTTCTCACGAGATTATGACCCAATTTTAACGATTGATTCTGGAGATAGCGTTCGATACAGTACGCTCGATGCAGGATGGGGACTTGAACCCTTTTCAAATGAAGGTCCCCGTAAAAAATTTGAACCAAGGGATCGCCCCCGCGATGCTGGTCACGCTTTATGTGGACCTGTTGCCATACTGGGAGCGGAGCCTGGTATGACGCTTGAAATTAACATTAATGAAATTCGTCCTGGTGGATGGGGCTGGAATAGTGCAGGAGGTTTTGCTCACCCCGTTAATCAACGTCTTGGCATCGCAGAGGGAGAGGAATTTCACCTGAACTGGCAATTAGATGCGGATTTTATGCTCGGGACTAGCGATAAAGGACATCAGGTAGCATTAAGTCCCTTTATGGGGGTAATGGGAATGCCTCCTGATGAACCTGGAATACATTCAACCTTTCCTCCTCGTTTTTGTGGTGGAAATATTGACTGTAAAGAATTGATTGCAGGAAGTACGCTGTTTTTGCCTATTGCAGTTAATGGAGGGCTTTTTTCTATCGGCGATGGGCATGCCGTCCAAGGCGATGGCGAAGTAGGATGCCCCGCGTTAGAGTGTCCAATGGAATTGGTTGACATTAATTTTGTATTGCGTGAAGACATTCATATAACCACTCCGCGGGCAAAAACACCGACTGCATGGATTACCATGGGTTTTCACGAGGATTTGAACGAAGCAACCATGATCGCACTGGAAGGAATGTTAGACTTCATGCAAGAACAATATGGGTTTGAACGCAAAGAGGCATTAGCGTTAGCCAGCCTGGTCGTTGACTTACGAATTACACAAATTGTTAATGGAGTTCGCGGTGTACATGCACTTCTTCCTCATGGAGCGTTAAAATAA
- a CDS encoding DUF2161 domain-containing phosphodiesterase: protein MATNKEKRYETDLYAPIRDYFMKKGFTVHGEVQHCDLTAVLDDELIVVELKLGLTVDLLVQAAKRQRLTDNVYIAIPKPKTRLSSKKWQDICHLVKRLELGLMVVSFLKSGAKVEVLISPTPFDRAKSMQRNKKKRERILAEIKGRHADYNVGGSNKTKIMTAYKENCIHIAYLLEKFGALTPKKLREMGAGDKTLSILTKNYYGWFEKVQRGIYSINDKGKQELADYPEHVKYFTEK, encoded by the coding sequence TTGGCAACCAACAAAGAGAAACGGTATGAAACAGATTTATATGCACCGATCAGGGATTATTTTATGAAAAAAGGCTTTACTGTACATGGCGAGGTTCAGCATTGCGATCTTACTGCTGTTCTAGATGACGAACTGATTGTGGTGGAATTGAAACTGGGGTTAACTGTGGACCTTCTCGTTCAGGCTGCTAAAAGGCAGCGGCTGACCGATAATGTTTATATTGCGATTCCGAAACCCAAAACCAGGTTATCTTCGAAAAAGTGGCAGGATATTTGTCACCTCGTAAAGAGGCTAGAGCTGGGCTTGATGGTTGTTTCCTTCCTAAAAAGCGGGGCTAAGGTAGAGGTTCTGATTTCTCCAACCCCTTTTGACCGTGCGAAAAGCATGCAGCGGAATAAAAAGAAGCGGGAAAGAATCCTGGCTGAAATTAAAGGCAGGCACGCGGACTATAATGTAGGCGGCAGCAATAAAACGAAAATTATGACTGCCTATAAGGAGAATTGCATCCATATTGCTTATCTCCTGGAGAAGTTTGGGGCGTTAACCCCTAAAAAGCTGCGCGAAATGGGGGCTGGCGACAAAACACTGTCCATCTTAACTAAAAACTATTATGGCTGGTTCGAAAAGGTTCAGCGTGGGATTTATTCTATAAATGACAAGGGAAAACAAGAATTAGCTGACTATCCCGAGCATGTAAAGTACTTCACTGAAAAGTGA